A part of Candidatus Electrothrix aestuarii genomic DNA contains:
- the cas2 gene encoding CRISPR-associated endonuclease Cas2, translated as MFVLVSYDVKTSDKGGPKRLRRVAKVCRDYGQRVQYSVFECIVPPDKWVVMRDRLIKEIDEEVDSLRFYFLGSNWKHRVEHIGAKEALDQEGTLII; from the coding sequence ATGTTTGTTCTGGTCAGCTATGATGTAAAGACAAGTGATAAAGGCGGACCGAAACGCCTGCGGCGGGTGGCCAAAGTCTGCCGGGATTATGGGCAACGGGTCCAGTATTCCGTGTTTGAGTGCATTGTGCCCCCGGATAAATGGGTGGTGATGCGGGATCGGCTGATCAAGGAGATTGATGAGGAGGTGGATAGCCTGCGTTTCTATTTTCTCGGCTCCAACTGGAAACACCGGGTGGAGCATATCGGGGCCAAGGAGGCCCTGGATCAGGAAGGCACGTTGATTATTTGA